DNA sequence from the Drosophila sechellia strain sech25 chromosome 3L, ASM438219v1, whole genome shotgun sequence genome:
TTTAGCGATCGGACAACTAAAAACAGTGATTTAAAGGAGAACGCCTGCAAGAACAGGTATCCCGATATAAAGGCTTACGATCAAACGCGCGTTAAGTTGGCTGTCATCAATGGCCTGCAAACTGCGGACTACATCAATGCTAACTTCGTAATTGGCTACAAGGAGAGAAAGAAGTTTATCTGTGCACAGGGTCCAATGGAAAGTACCATCGATGATTTTTGGCGAATGATTTGGGAACAACATCTAGAAATAATTGTGATGCTTACAAATTTGGAGGAATATAACAAGGCCAAGTGCGCGAAATATTGGCCAGAAAAAGTATTTGATACGAAACAGTTCGGAGATATTTTAGTGAAATTTGCACAAGAACGTAAGACTGGTGATTATATTGAACGAACCCTGAACGTTTCCAAGAACAAAGCCAATGTCGGCGAGGAGGAGGACCGTAGGCAAATCACCCAATACCACTACCTAACGTGGAAGGACTTCATGGCACCAGAGCATCCACATGGCATCATCAAATTCATACGTCAAATCAATTCCGTCTACTCCCTGCAAAGGGGTCCAATTTTAGTGCATTGCAGTGCTGGTGTGGGTAGAACCGGAACCCTTGTGGCCTTGGATTCCCTAATCCAACAGCTGGAGGAAGAAGACTCGGTGTCCATTTACAACACAGTGTGTGATCTACGACACCAACGAAATTTTTTAGTCCAATCTCTGGTGCGTAGATATGGAAAACCCACTCGTACCTTTTGTAATAACCTTCCTTTTGCTTGCAGAAACAATACATCTTTCTTTACCGGGCTCTCTTAGATACTGGAACCTTTGGAAACACGGATATTTGCATTGATACAATGGCTTCTGCAATTGAATCTCTTAAGCGCAAACCCAACGAgggtaaatgcaaattggaaatGGAATTCGAGGTTTGTATAGTGTGATATCTACTTGCAGGCGTTTTACTTATGATTATTTATTTCAGAAACTACTGGCCACAGCGGATGAGATAAGTAAATCATGTAGTGTGGGCGAAAACGAGGAGAACAATATGAAGAACAGAAGTCAAGAGATTATACCCTACGATCGCAACAGAGTAAGTAGTCGTGGCTAACTTTTAAACGAACTGTCTTCAATGTTTTTATGCAATTAAAGGTTATACTGTCACCACTTCCGATGCGGGAAAACTCAACCTACATTAACGCATCATTCATAGAGGGCTATGATAATAGCGAAACCTTCATCATTGCCCAGGATCCACTTGAGAGCACTATAGGAGACTTCTGGCGAATGATCTCGGAACAGAGTGTTACCACCCTCGTCATGATATCCGAAGTGAGTACTTAACGCTTTATTTGTTTCCCATTCAACTGAGTGATTTAATTGCATTGCAGATTGGAGATGGTCCCAGAAAATGCCCGCGATACTGGGCAGATGATGAAGTTCAATACGATCACATACTCGTGAAATACGTGCACAGCGAAAGTTGTCCGTACTATACTCGCCGCGAATTTTACGTTACGAATTGCAAAATAGACGATACGCTGAAAGTCACACAGTTTCAATACAATGGTTGGCCCACCGTGGACGGAGAAGTTCCTGAAGTCTGCCGTGGCATTATAGAACTTGTAGATCAAGCATACAACCATTATAAGAACAACAAGAATTCTGGTTGTCGATCTCCACTCACAGTTCATTGCAGGTATGAGGCGATGTTTTGATTCATTCACTTAGTCCGTCAATCAATTACACATTATTTGCAGCCTGGGAACCGATCGAAGTTCCATTTTCGTCGCCATGTGCATTTTGGTCCAGCATCTCAGGCTGGAGAAGTGTGTCGACATCTGTGCCACAACAAGGAAATTACGATCTCAGCGAACGGGACTTATCAACTCATACGTAAgtgaatttgtttatatattattatcaatGTATTAATTAGACGTTTATATGGTTTTTAGGCACAATACGAGTTCCTACATCGcgcaataattaattattcagACTTACATCACATAGCCGAGTCAACATTGGATTAAGTtagatatgtatatacttataCGAGTACATAATGCACGTGTTGGAACATCAATGCATCAAATGTGCTATGataaattatttgtatatttataaaatctttTAATAAAGTATTTACAAGGGCAAGCGTAATTTTTTTAACGAATTACGCTTGCCCGACAcataatatacatacaaatataaatgtagTGTATACGTATCGTATTGATAAAACTACCAAAGGAAAATAAGTAACATATTTTATAAGATACAATGTAATAAAAACTGAGAATAAGAATTGTACTTTTTATGAGCTTGATGAGTGTGGCTTACATTCTTATTTGTTGTGTGGATGAATGGGTTTCAAACTTTCTTTCTTATAATAGTTTAGACAATTTCACTTATCAGTTTGTAAAAATGACTTCATTATAAAAGTATATCTTAAGTTTGTAAATATGGGACAAAAATCcataaaattaagcaaatttatttatcGTTTTTCCGTATTACTTTCTGTGTATTGCTAAATTATAAGTACTAAAATTTggttttaatgaaataaaaataagcagATTTGAATTGTTTCACATTCCATTGTttcaaatcgataaaaatatGATACACCAACCTGACATGAAAACCAAAACGGATTtcgtattttattattattttatattagtTTTCAGATTAGTAGACATTGCTAAAATTAATAAGCATAAATTTTTGTCagtttttaaaatttgaaGTCTTATCACCATGGAAGTTTCTACGCAGTTATCGATAGTGCAATAAGCGTTTTACCATCCCTATCGGAagtattgtttattattattttggcaAAACAAGAAGCcccatttgccattttccgAAGATGCCGAGTAAACTAGATAGCATATATCGCCGCATGCTGATAACGAGGTTCTTCGAAAAGGGATGGGGCAAGCCGGAAAACCTGCGCAAGTgagtttttcatttaaaacgGAGAATGACGAAAATTAAGTGCTCCCCATACGGATTCTTTACGTAATACTATTATGATTTCAATTTGCTCTAGGTTATTCAAATTGGcgttaaaatataattaaataactgCTTCATCTGTGGGCAATGGGAAACTCTTGTGTGTTTTAGTTTACAAGATCTTTAATGGTTTCGGTGGGCTTTCtttgcaataataataaaatatagtttgacttattaattaaatatatatttgcattttccttCTTCAAAGGCTACTAGATGTGCATGGACCTATTCACGGCTTTACTAATTTATTAACAAATACTTACAAATTTAGTTTTACTTACTTGAAAGGGCCATCTGAATAAAGGTTTATCTTAATATATGCTCTATGTTATCCTAAATTCCTCATAGTCACAAATTACCAACCGATAATTAACAAAGTTCATCTTAATCTTATTAATTTGGAAACCTATTGAACTTCAGGTCAACATTTTCTGTTATATCATGTTCTTAAAAACGATGTGGTTCTTAGGTTAATTCAATTCTTTGTTAGAAACTTGAGTTTTATATGCAACCTAAGTACGtagattatttatttttaccgTTTTACGATGCCATTAATCTGCATTACAGTGCCCTTCCGCCAGTGGACACTGGACTTGACCACGATTTTAGATTCCTCCGTACAGGTTAGTGGGAAATAAACCGTAAGCAAGTTAGGATCATATTATTAGATACTTTTTTAAATTGGCAACTTGCTTTCAACAACTAAAGCTTAAAAAGTAATAATTATCCCTGAAGTTCAATCAATCATTTAACTTTTTTTGCTCCCAGAAAAGCTCATcattattttcgattttctaatttaattacttgtACATTTGGATTGTATGTGCCCAAATTAATTGCCTGCCTGACGACCATTATTTCAGAGTATTTCAATTCCGAAAGGTAATATCCAGTAGGGAGTCATGTTTCAAGCTCGTGCCCCGCGATTATCCGGTGGAGATAACGAAGAAAGAAATCGGTGCGGAAAGCACGCTGATAGAGGGCCAATTTAAGACGCCCATGGAGCTCCACATGCCCGGAGTTGTGCCCGAGGAGTCGCAGCAGGCGCACTTCCAACTCTTGATCCCGAATAAGtggaaaaacgaaaagcaCAAGCCCATATGCATTCATCTGGCCGGAACGGGTGATCATGTGAGTAACATCGCGAGATCCGTTGTCCAAATTCCGAGATTAATGTCTGTTTACTTTCAATAGAGGCCAGACGCCAGGCGACCGGCTTATCTATCAGCATGTAGCTAAAAGTGGGTCCCACCAAATAGATATTGTTTTACCTTTACCTAGCCAGTTTAAAAGccttatatttaatttgttttccatGATGTTTAAACCCATCTGTTCATAGTTTCCTCAACTCCTTTCGATATCCACATAGAAACAATTTTGATTGGGACCATTTTCAGCCATAACTTCATAATAGAACGTTAAAACGCACATATTTAAATGGtttgattttcaaatattGCAGTTCTTTTGGCGTCGAAGAAATTTCATTGCGAAACCGCTGCTGAAGGACGCCAATATTGGATCCATAATACTGGAGAATCCTTTCTATGGCTTGAGAAAACCAAACAACCAAACGTACGTCTGATTGgactttatatattttatgcaataATGATtgatatatattattattttaggcGTTCCAACCTGCACAACGTGTCTGATATCTTTGTGATGGGCGGCTGCCTCATCCTGGAATGCCTGGTTCTCTTTCACTGGTGCGAAAGGAATGGCTTTGGACCACTAGGCGTCACAGGATTGTCAATGGGCGGTCATGTGAGTTAAAATTGATTATAACCATTAAGGGGATTGTAAACAATAATCCTTTTCGTTTAGATGGCATCACTGGCTGCTAcaaattggccaaaaccacTGGTACTTGTGCCATGTCTATCCTGGTCCACCGCCTCCGCTGTTTTTACAACTGTAGGTGCTGCTATAGCATGGAatatcaaattgaaattgcattATTCCATGTGTTACAGGGTGTCATGAGCCAGTCCATCAACTGGGATATGTTGGAAACGCAGTATTTCTCGGATGGACAGTACAGAGAACGGCTATCCAAAATGGTTACTGTGATCGACGATGCGTTTTCCGCGGGCCAAAGCTTCATACAGAACTTTAATCAATCCCTGCAAGAGCTGAAGGAGGATATCAGCGATACGAGAAAGATCCACGCAACCGAAAACAGTAACACCTGTGGGGATAAGTACGAGACGCAGGGCATTTGTCCCCAAGAAGATAGTTCCATATTCCTATCCAAGTCCTTGAAGAACACCAAACTTGACTCCGAGAACCTGACCATTGATGCCAAGGACGCGCTCAGCCAAAAGGTGGCCATCGAAACGGAGGAACAATCGAAGGATTCGGGCTCAACGTTGACCAACCTCATGAAGTTCATTCTGCCCTTGTCTGCGCAAAGCAAAACCGACAAAATAGACATAACCAAGACGAACTGGTGGGAACGTGAGGCGTTGCAGTTTATGCGCGGCATGATGGACGAGTGCACCCATCTGAAGAACTTTTCGGTTCCCTTCGACACTTCCCTGATAATCGCGGTCTGTGCGAAAGATGATGCCTATGTGCCCCGGGAGGGGTGCTCCAGTCTGGAGGACATATGGCCAGGAGCAGAAGTACGTTACTTGGATGCAGGCCATGTGAGCGCCTACGTTCTGCACCAGAAGCTGTTTAGGTGGGCATGCTGTTTTCtctataaatttaaataaaattataatataatactctTCTTTTCAGATCCTGCATTATTGAGGCTTTCGAGCGGGCCAAGAAAATCTATGAGAATGACGTGGGCGAGGGCCTTAAATGTGATATAACCTATGAGCAGTTGATAAAGAGATTTGACAAAAATATTCAGTAAATATAAGTTAGCATATTAAAACATAATGATGAATATGTTGCCATATAAAGAAAAGGTCTAGTAAATTGTACATAATTAACTATTTTACTTGCGGGGGGAGGACAGTTCTCTTGATGTTGTATAAAAACTGGTTCcccatatattttctaatttacATTATATATTAACCACGCCCACCAAAACGCACACAAACGACAATAAATATAACCTCCAACAGGTTGAGCTAGTGAGCTATCTAAATATAGCTATAATAGTCTTTTCTTCATTCGCAAACATACAAGCTGAGTAAGGGGTATCCTATAGTCGAGAAACTCGTATAAAGCGTTCCctcttttttaatatatgtgtaaaatattaaaaaaaaaacattaaaaaaaattgccGGTAAAAGCAAAGCTTTATTCATTGGGAGTTAAGAACTTTTCGTTCTCAAATCTTGGTCACACTGGtgtttagcttttgtttttgttgactgaaataaataaagaaattgCAATATAATGGATCCAATAGTACTTGTTTTATCTTATGGAGCAGTTCCTGCACTGGAAATAGTGGAAAGTAAGATTAGTAACTTGAAAAAGTACAGATAGTACTTAAAAGGTACTTTTTTTTGGTCGCCCAGTATTTTCACGTTGTTACagctttgtttatttgaaatttatgaGTAATACAGGCTAATAAAATGTTTCTGTTTTATTGATTTGAATGCGGCATAATAATCATACAGTACATGTTTAAAAGAGTATAAGGGATGGTTTTTAAATAGATCGTTTCATAAATACTCGTACTACCATCTATAAACAAACCCAATTTTCGTTGCAGATATTTTATCCGAAGTGAATCAATCGAAGGAGTCAACATCAACGGAGTGCTCACTTAATTGCTATAAGTGCATCATTAAAACCAAGTATTATAACACTTCCATTAACTTAATTCCATTTTCCGGAAAACTGGAAGCTGTGCCGGAGAAAATTCTTCAAGCAACTGAGGCGTTGATCATTTACTTTGATTCAAAAGATGTAAgtgttttaaaaacaataattgtatatttattatattaccATTACTTGCAGACCTCCTTTATCGACACTATTCCCAAGACGTTAGCAAAGAATGAACAGATTCAGCTGGGCTTTCTGCTAACCTCTTCCACTTCAGAAGAAGGTGGATTGTCCTTTGGAGAAATCAAGGAGAAAACGAATTTCTTTTTTGACATCATAACATTGAGAAGCAATGTTGAGAGTGACCCAGATGAAGATGAAAAAGACTACGAGGAAGTTGTGGAGGGTTTGAAAAACGTAGTTTGGTCCAATGTCAAGTTTGGTTCGGGTTAGTGCCCAGGATTTGAATTGAGAAACCAATAATCCATTTCGTCCTATTGATTTGCAGATCTCAAGGAAGAAATCAGTGCCGACGAGCTGGATAGTCAGCTGAAGGACTTTGAAAACTTACTCCTCACGGCGCAAAATCTACGTAACGATACGAGCCTCACTCGGGAGCAATTTCTGGATCGAGCTGAGCAGTTTGCCGGCATAGTTTCCTCGATTTTAAATGACAATGATAGCGACTAACTGCTACCCAGTTATCGCATCGTAAGCAAACTCAACGTACTGTTTGTTATCATTAATAAATGTTAAGCTGATTACATTGTAAAGTGTAATATTTTGTTCGAATTATTGGTTTAGTTTTGAAGGTTTAAGTACAAACAGGATTatgttaaatatatttggtttattattaaaagcggtacatattttttgaaataacAAGGTATAAAACGTTGTTTATTTGCTAATGTATGCTTGAGAGCTTATGTATATTAAGGaatgaataaataaagtgTGTGTTTGCTGTTAGCTTTCAATCATAAACTTAAAGATTCCGTTGTGGGCGATgaacaaataatatttttatggtttCGCATTCTTCTGCAACGATACATGGCAAGAATTAATGTAAGTTAATTAAGTTAAGTGATTCGATTTTGAAGCTCACCTCCTCAGAGAAATCCAAATCCTCTTTAATTGCCTTCGATCGTCGCTTTTCGTTTGACGTTAGCAATTGTGAGAGCTTCGTTTGTTTAGCTAGATCGTAGGCTTCCTTTTTACTCCGCATTGCACAGTCTTCCAGGGTTTCGGCCGCTTCAAACATGCCTTGACGTCGGTAAAGTGCTCCCAGATTTTTTAGAGTGGTTGTGACCGTGGGCGAATCCACTTTAGCGGCCTTATGCC
Encoded proteins:
- the LOC6605481 gene encoding protein ABHD18 isoform X3, with translation MPFRQWTLDLTTILDSSVQFFWRRRNFIAKPLLKDANIGSIILENPFYGLRKPNNQTRSNLHNVSDIFVMGGCLILECLVLFHWCERNGFGPLGVTGLSMGGHMASLAATNWPKPLVLVPCLSWSTASAVFTTGVMSQSINWDMLETQYFSDGQYRERLSKMVTVIDDAFSAGQSFIQNFNQSLQELKEDISDTRKIHATENSNTCGDKYETQGICPQEDSSIFLSKSLKNTKLDSENLTIDAKDALSQKVAIETEEQSKDSGSTLTNLMKFILPLSAQSKTDKIDITKTNWWEREALQFMRGMMDECTHLKNFSVPFDTSLIIAVCAKDDAYVPREGCSSLEDIWPGAEVRYLDAGHVSAYVLHQKLFRSCIIEAFERAKKIYENDVGEGLKCDITYEQLIKRFDKNIQ
- the LOC6605481 gene encoding protein ABHD18 isoform X1, whose protein sequence is MPSKLDSIYRRMLITRFFEKGWGKPENLRKVFQFRKVISSRESCFKLVPRDYPVEITKKEIGAESTLIEGQFKTPMELHMPGVVPEESQQAHFQLLIPNKWKNEKHKPICIHLAGTGDHFFWRRRNFIAKPLLKDANIGSIILENPFYGLRKPNNQTRSNLHNVSDIFVMGGCLILECLVLFHWCERNGFGPLGVTGLSMGGHMASLAATNWPKPLVLVPCLSWSTASAVFTTGVMSQSINWDMLETQYFSDGQYRERLSKMVTVIDDAFSAGQSFIQNFNQSLQELKEDISDTRKIHATENSNTCGDKYETQGICPQEDSSIFLSKSLKNTKLDSENLTIDAKDALSQKVAIETEEQSKDSGSTLTNLMKFILPLSAQSKTDKIDITKTNWWEREALQFMRGMMDECTHLKNFSVPFDTSLIIAVCAKDDAYVPREGCSSLEDIWPGAEVRYLDAGHVSAYVLHQKLFRSCIIEAFERAKKIYENDVGEGLKCDITYEQLIKRFDKNIQ
- the LOC6605482 gene encoding uncharacterized protein LOC6605482, which translates into the protein MDPIVLVLSYGAVPALEIVENILSEVNQSKESTSTECSLNCYKCIIKTKYYNTSINLIPFSGKLEAVPEKILQATEALIIYFDSKDTSFIDTIPKTLAKNEQIQLGFLLTSSTSEEGGLSFGEIKEKTNFFFDIITLRSNVESDPDEDEKDYEEVVEGLKNVVWSNVKFGSDLKEEISADELDSQLKDFENLLLTAQNLRNDTSLTREQFLDRAEQFAGIVSSILNDNDSD
- the LOC6605481 gene encoding protein ABHD18 isoform X2, which translates into the protein MELHMPGVVPEESQQAHFQLLIPNKWKNEKHKPICIHLAGTGDHFFWRRRNFIAKPLLKDANIGSIILENPFYGLRKPNNQTRSNLHNVSDIFVMGGCLILECLVLFHWCERNGFGPLGVTGLSMGGHMASLAATNWPKPLVLVPCLSWSTASAVFTTGVMSQSINWDMLETQYFSDGQYRERLSKMVTVIDDAFSAGQSFIQNFNQSLQELKEDISDTRKIHATENSNTCGDKYETQGICPQEDSSIFLSKSLKNTKLDSENLTIDAKDALSQKVAIETEEQSKDSGSTLTNLMKFILPLSAQSKTDKIDITKTNWWEREALQFMRGMMDECTHLKNFSVPFDTSLIIAVCAKDDAYVPREGCSSLEDIWPGAEVRYLDAGHVSAYVLHQKLFRSCIIEAFERAKKIYENDVGEGLKCDITYEQLIKRFDKNIQ
- the LOC6605481 gene encoding protein ABHD18 isoform X4, whose amino-acid sequence is MGQAGKPAQFFWRRRNFIAKPLLKDANIGSIILENPFYGLRKPNNQTRSNLHNVSDIFVMGGCLILECLVLFHWCERNGFGPLGVTGLSMGGHMASLAATNWPKPLVLVPCLSWSTASAVFTTGVMSQSINWDMLETQYFSDGQYRERLSKMVTVIDDAFSAGQSFIQNFNQSLQELKEDISDTRKIHATENSNTCGDKYETQGICPQEDSSIFLSKSLKNTKLDSENLTIDAKDALSQKVAIETEEQSKDSGSTLTNLMKFILPLSAQSKTDKIDITKTNWWEREALQFMRGMMDECTHLKNFSVPFDTSLIIAVCAKDDAYVPREGCSSLEDIWPGAEVRYLDAGHVSAYVLHQKLFRSCIIEAFERAKKIYENDVGEGLKCDITYEQLIKRFDKNIQ